A region from the Aquimarina sp. ERC-38 genome encodes:
- a CDS encoding transporter, with product MIKSVIFGANIMNMSPKSILLFFSLLLLGLQASAQYTEKINSNRPGTSQGAFSVGNNVLQLEGGLGLGREKHDIFKTRTNLFNLDYTVRYGLLIEQLEINFNGRLRSDGVRQTVGGQEEKISRTNFEFNTLGAKYLIYDPYKRPWKKQDSLDLVKLKSARETYKFRWRSLIPAVSAYVGVNFNGADNPFTFPTDKTISPKFVIATQNNWFNNRAGSWVLVTNLIVDKVTTDNPAIGWIITSTHTIKRKVALFGEYQGQKSNFYSDDILRLGGAYLFGKDFQLDANIATNFKDTPSIFVVSAGASYRFDWHKKDEIIEEPGLEEFEDDNLLEDDEEGDEFSDERDLDDIDNDSIKQNKQPFVNQFEDEEFRNALEQELDERRAAEKEERIRVADEKQAKKDDKKFRKEERRRLKREAQEAKKAEKAKIKAEKEKQKMIDDIDAELDKMEEDDGIEDELKQIEEELKKLEGDDSKPTSKKKKDKKEKKEKKKESKPVEEEDVDDAYDQLQKENLKARKEEEKRKKEEEKRKAKEEKKRKKEEEKRAKAGEENEDG from the coding sequence ATGATAAAATCTGTTATATTTGGAGCAAATATCATGAATATGAGCCCTAAATCTATTCTATTGTTTTTTAGCCTATTACTACTTGGGCTACAGGCATCAGCGCAGTATACTGAAAAGATTAATTCCAATCGTCCGGGTACTTCGCAAGGGGCATTTTCTGTAGGTAACAATGTATTACAGCTAGAAGGGGGTTTAGGTTTAGGACGTGAAAAACATGATATTTTTAAAACCCGAACCAATCTTTTTAATCTGGATTATACGGTCAGATACGGACTGCTAATTGAACAATTAGAGATTAATTTTAACGGACGTTTACGTAGCGACGGAGTGCGCCAAACCGTGGGCGGACAAGAAGAAAAAATCAGTCGCACCAATTTTGAATTTAATACCTTAGGAGCCAAATACTTAATTTATGATCCGTATAAACGCCCCTGGAAAAAGCAGGATTCTTTAGACCTGGTCAAACTAAAAAGTGCCAGGGAAACCTATAAATTCAGATGGCGTTCTTTAATTCCAGCAGTTTCTGCTTACGTAGGTGTTAATTTTAATGGTGCAGACAACCCTTTTACCTTTCCTACGGATAAAACCATTTCACCCAAATTTGTAATTGCAACCCAGAACAATTGGTTTAATAACCGCGCAGGTAGTTGGGTATTAGTTACTAACCTAATTGTGGATAAAGTGACTACGGATAATCCGGCAATCGGATGGATCATTACCAGTACACATACGATAAAAAGAAAAGTGGCGCTCTTCGGAGAATACCAGGGTCAGAAAAGTAATTTTTACAGCGATGATATCTTACGTTTGGGAGGTGCTTATTTATTTGGTAAAGATTTTCAACTTGATGCTAATATTGCCACTAATTTTAAAGATACCCCTTCTATTTTTGTGGTAAGTGCCGGAGCTTCTTATCGCTTTGACTGGCATAAAAAAGACGAGATTATTGAAGAACCCGGTCTTGAAGAATTCGAAGATGACAACTTGTTAGAGGATGATGAAGAAGGAGATGAATTTAGTGACGAGAGAGATTTAGACGATATTGATAATGACAGTATCAAGCAGAACAAGCAACCTTTTGTCAATCAATTTGAAGATGAAGAATTTAGAAATGCATTAGAACAGGAACTGGATGAACGACGTGCTGCTGAAAAAGAGGAACGAATTAGGGTTGCTGATGAAAAACAGGCAAAGAAAGACGATAAAAAGTTTAGGAAAGAAGAAAGACGCCGTTTAAAACGAGAAGCCCAGGAAGCAAAAAAGGCCGAAAAAGCAAAAATAAAGGCAGAGAAAGAGAAGCAAAAAATGATTGATGATATCGATGCCGAATTGGATAAAATGGAAGAGGATGATGGTATTGAAGACGAATTAAAACAAATTGAGGAAGAATTAAAAAAGCTGGAGGGTGATGATAGTAAACCTACCTCCAAAAAGAAAAAAGACAAGAAAGAAAAGAAAGAGAAGAAAAAGGAAAGTAAGCCAGTTGAAGAAGAAGATGTAGATGATGCTTATGATCAATTACAAAAGGAGAACTTAAAAGCACGAAAAGAAGAAGAAAAGCGAAAGAAAGAAGAAGAAAAACGTAAGGCTAAAGAAGAAAAGAAACGGAAAAAAGAAGAGGAAAAACGTGCGAAAGCAGGTGAGGAAAACGAAGATGGATAG
- a CDS encoding DUF4834 family protein, whose translation MTGVLKFILILLLIYYGLKVLTRLLGPLLLRYMTKKAGQKFEKFFQQQSTTQPSPEGEITIQKKSRRKTSRNSGGDYVDFEEID comes from the coding sequence ATGACAGGAGTACTCAAGTTTATTCTTATTCTGTTGCTCATATATTACGGACTCAAGGTACTAACGCGTTTGTTAGGCCCTCTATTGCTTCGGTATATGACAAAAAAGGCAGGTCAGAAATTTGAAAAGTTTTTTCAGCAGCAATCTACCACACAACCATCCCCTGAAGGAGAAATAACAATTCAGAAGAAATCCCGAAGAAAAACCAGTAGAAATTCGGGAGGCGATTATGTTGATTTTGAAGAGATCGATTGA
- a CDS encoding YfhO family protein — MSATFKKLLPHLIVVLGFVVLSLTYFYPVLQGKMIYQNDIKQYEGMARQQKEFREDTGQETYWNNAAFGGMPTYAIGARFPNDVMDWVDRAIRFLPRPADYLFLYFINFYILMLVMRVPWKYGVLGALAFGFSTYLIIILGVGHNAKAHAVAYFPLVLSGILLVFQRKYIWGFVLTALAMGLEIQANHYQMTYYLGLLVVVLGIAYLVDAIKKKELPHFFKSVAILIVAVALGIATNATTLLSTMEYAKVSIRGENYLAEDDPTKSSTTDGLDYDYITEYSYGKLESLNLFIPKLMGVGRASDLGRDSEFYQKLIALGYPAKQAEYYAQGTPLYWGAQPFVEAPPYLGVTVVFLALLGFLLIKGRLRWWLLGGMIVSLLLSWGKNLEFVTRFFVETVPLYNKFRAVSSIQVLLELLIPIAAVFGIYKWFTGIEEKQVKLKKLAIATGSIGGLCLLFWLVGGSLFDFKAPSDTQLAIEQPEIFEAIKADRIAVMKSDALRSLLFVVAAALSLWLFFTGKIKEHIALILLGIFIVLDLGGVDRRSVDEESFITNRAYQANFEPTAIDKAIQKDNSYYRVLDLARGLNNSHINYFFNGVGGYSAVRPRKIEDVFYKYLAKGNTNVINMLNIKYILQPDKEGKVGVQQNAQTNGPAWFVKELKFVDSQKEAFEALEKLNTKQTAVVVTPQAQELEGFKPVKDSVATIAISKHDPDHLTYNAYTPNDAFAVFAETYYKNGWKAYIDGNETSIYEVNYMLRGIKIPKGKHNIEFKFEPVVVQTGSTITLFSSLALLLLLIGALFLEYKNKGRKLGDVQTT; from the coding sequence ATGTCTGCTACTTTTAAAAAACTACTTCCGCACCTTATCGTAGTCCTTGGGTTCGTAGTTCTGTCTCTCACTTATTTTTACCCGGTATTGCAAGGGAAAATGATTTATCAAAATGACATTAAGCAATACGAGGGAATGGCTCGTCAACAAAAAGAATTTAGGGAAGATACGGGTCAGGAAACCTATTGGAACAATGCCGCTTTCGGGGGAATGCCCACTTATGCCATTGGAGCAAGGTTTCCAAACGATGTGATGGATTGGGTAGATCGTGCCATTCGTTTTTTACCACGTCCGGCAGATTATTTGTTTCTCTATTTTATTAATTTTTATATATTGATGCTTGTCATGCGGGTACCCTGGAAATACGGGGTTCTAGGTGCCTTAGCTTTTGGTTTTTCTACCTATTTAATTATAATTTTAGGAGTTGGGCATAATGCCAAAGCACATGCCGTAGCCTACTTTCCATTAGTACTATCGGGAATTCTACTGGTGTTTCAAAGGAAGTATATTTGGGGGTTTGTACTGACAGCGCTGGCTATGGGATTAGAAATACAGGCCAATCATTACCAAATGACTTATTATCTGGGATTATTAGTGGTTGTTTTGGGAATCGCTTACCTGGTCGATGCCATAAAAAAGAAAGAACTACCTCATTTTTTTAAATCTGTTGCCATTCTGATTGTTGCTGTAGCGCTGGGCATTGCGACTAATGCAACTACCTTACTTTCTACAATGGAGTATGCCAAAGTCAGTATTCGGGGTGAGAATTATTTAGCCGAAGATGATCCTACAAAATCCTCCACGACAGATGGACTGGATTATGACTATATTACTGAATATAGCTACGGAAAATTGGAATCCCTAAACCTTTTTATACCAAAGTTGATGGGAGTAGGACGTGCTTCGGATTTAGGACGGGATTCTGAATTTTATCAAAAACTCATTGCCTTGGGCTATCCTGCAAAACAAGCAGAATATTATGCCCAGGGAACTCCGCTGTATTGGGGGGCACAACCTTTTGTAGAAGCTCCTCCGTATCTTGGGGTGACCGTGGTGTTTTTAGCATTACTTGGCTTTTTATTAATCAAGGGAAGGTTACGATGGTGGTTGTTAGGAGGTATGATCGTATCCCTTTTGTTAAGTTGGGGTAAAAATCTGGAATTTGTTACCCGCTTTTTTGTAGAAACGGTTCCTTTATATAACAAATTTAGGGCAGTATCCAGTATTCAGGTACTATTAGAACTGCTTATTCCTATTGCTGCCGTATTCGGAATTTATAAATGGTTTACAGGGATTGAAGAAAAACAGGTCAAGCTTAAAAAATTAGCGATTGCCACTGGTAGTATCGGAGGCTTATGTTTACTATTTTGGTTAGTGGGGGGGAGCCTCTTTGATTTTAAAGCACCTAGTGATACGCAGCTAGCTATAGAGCAACCTGAAATTTTTGAAGCAATCAAAGCAGATCGGATTGCCGTAATGAAAAGTGATGCCTTACGTTCCTTACTTTTTGTGGTAGCAGCGGCGCTAAGTTTATGGTTATTTTTTACAGGAAAAATTAAGGAACATATCGCCTTAATTTTACTAGGAATTTTTATCGTATTAGATTTAGGGGGTGTGGACCGACGTAGTGTAGATGAAGAAAGTTTTATTACAAACCGGGCGTATCAAGCTAATTTTGAACCTACAGCCATTGATAAAGCTATACAAAAAGATAATTCATACTACCGGGTTTTAGATTTAGCCAGAGGTCTTAATAATTCTCATATTAACTATTTCTTTAACGGAGTAGGGGGATACTCAGCAGTACGGCCCCGTAAAATAGAAGATGTATTCTACAAATACCTGGCAAAAGGAAATACGAATGTTATCAATATGCTAAATATTAAATACATATTGCAACCAGATAAAGAAGGAAAAGTAGGTGTACAGCAGAATGCACAAACTAATGGACCTGCCTGGTTTGTCAAAGAATTAAAGTTTGTAGATAGTCAAAAAGAAGCTTTTGAAGCACTGGAAAAGTTGAATACCAAACAAACTGCTGTAGTGGTTACTCCGCAAGCCCAAGAATTGGAAGGATTCAAGCCGGTAAAAGATAGCGTGGCTACAATTGCGATCTCAAAACACGATCCTGATCATTTAACTTATAATGCTTATACACCGAATGATGCTTTTGCGGTCTTTGCCGAAACTTATTATAAAAACGGTTGGAAAGCTTATATAGATGGTAATGAAACTTCTATTTATGAAGTCAACTATATGTTGCGGGGAATCAAAATTCCTAAAGGGAAGCACAACATTGAATTCAAATTTGAACCCGTTGTTGTACAAACTGGTAGTACCATAACCTTATTTAGTTCGTTAGCTTTATTGCTATTATTGATAGGAGCTTTATTTTTAGAATATAAAAATAAAGGAAGAAAACTAGGAGATGTCCAAACAACCTGA
- a CDS encoding glycosyl transferase family 1, whose translation MSKQPDRVKVLIITYYWPPAGGPGVQRWLKFVKYLPQYNIEPVVYIPENPEYALLDKTLTSEVPKGVTILEKAIWEPYKYASLFSNKETKTISKGIIEKKAKQSSIQQLLLFIRGNFFIPDARKFWIKPSVKYLKQVLTDQEINTIITTGPPHSVHLIGNQLKKQLGIRWIADFRDPWTSIGYHSKLKLLPFAQKKHKRLEKEVLNSADHIITTSFTTTQDFQELTQKPVTTITNGFDAEKVEGEVFLDKKFTISHIGSLLADRNPTNLWKVLSTLVKSHKDFASFFELKLAGAVSEEVLSSIEEAGLKEYTTNLGYVSHTKAVQLQQSSQLLLLIEIDHKDCKGIIAGKLFEYLKAKRPILALGPVNSDVEKIIKETESGYYFTYNTTETLQNQLLTYYKHYKNKELQSASKNILKYHRKNLTGSLAEVIKSF comes from the coding sequence ATGTCCAAACAACCTGATCGGGTGAAAGTTTTAATTATTACGTATTATTGGCCCCCGGCGGGAGGCCCCGGAGTTCAGCGTTGGTTAAAATTTGTAAAATACTTACCACAATATAATATTGAGCCTGTTGTTTATATTCCCGAGAACCCGGAATATGCATTACTGGATAAAACCTTAACTTCTGAAGTTCCTAAAGGGGTTACTATTTTAGAGAAAGCAATATGGGAACCTTATAAATATGCTTCTTTATTTTCTAATAAAGAAACAAAAACCATAAGCAAAGGCATTATAGAAAAAAAGGCAAAACAATCATCTATTCAACAGTTATTACTCTTTATCCGCGGTAATTTTTTTATTCCGGATGCCCGAAAATTCTGGATAAAACCATCCGTAAAATACTTAAAACAGGTTCTTACAGATCAAGAAATCAACACGATAATTACTACAGGACCACCGCATAGTGTACATCTAATTGGTAACCAACTTAAAAAGCAATTAGGGATTCGATGGATTGCTGATTTTAGAGATCCCTGGACTTCTATTGGTTATCATAGCAAACTAAAACTACTACCGTTTGCCCAAAAAAAGCATAAGAGACTGGAAAAAGAAGTTTTAAATTCAGCTGATCATATTATTACTACTAGTTTTACCACCACTCAGGATTTTCAAGAACTAACTCAAAAACCAGTAACTACCATTACCAATGGTTTTGATGCTGAAAAGGTAGAAGGTGAAGTTTTTTTAGATAAAAAATTTACCATTTCACATATCGGATCGCTATTGGCAGATCGCAATCCTACTAATTTATGGAAGGTATTATCAACATTAGTAAAAAGTCATAAAGACTTTGCATCCTTTTTCGAATTGAAATTAGCGGGAGCTGTAAGTGAAGAAGTATTGTCTTCCATTGAAGAAGCCGGGTTAAAGGAGTATACCACCAATCTTGGTTATGTTTCGCATACAAAAGCAGTTCAATTACAACAAAGTTCGCAATTGCTATTATTAATTGAGATTGATCATAAAGATTGCAAAGGTATTATCGCCGGTAAACTTTTTGAATATCTGAAAGCTAAACGCCCGATACTTGCTTTAGGTCCTGTAAATAGTGATGTGGAAAAAATTATAAAGGAAACAGAAAGTGGTTATTATTTTACCTATAACACTACTGAAACATTACAGAACCAACTGCTTACTTACTATAAGCACTATAAAAATAAAGAATTGCAAAGTGCTTCCAAGAATATCTTAAAGTACCATAGAAAGAATTTAACCGGAAGTTTGGCGGAAGTAATTAAGAGTTTCTAA
- a CDS encoding lipopolysaccharide biosynthesis protein produces MGIVIQQSVRNVGITGIGFLLGALNTLFLFTNFMDKQYYGLVSYLLSTSALLWPILAFGTFNTIIKFYSSYTDTVEQNRFMNLMLWLPLVTAFIIGSISILFYKEVVTYFDGENDIVKPYIFTIYILAVSQTYFEIFFSWARVKLKSVFGTVLKEIFIRAGKTLLLVFYYLKIITIAEFIYLLLGIYLLRLLIMAVYAFRKHNFSLESKIPKNTSSILKYSFLILIAGSVASLLLDLDKTMIEYYLPLAFVAQYAICGYIANVITFPARGMHQILYPLTSKVMNEGNFTELRVLYKKSALNLTLICGLLFVLIFTNVEQLFLLIPDTYQLYLDIILILCLAKLSDAMVGNNNAIIYSSDYYRYVLLLGIATVIIAIASNYYLIPLKGLAGAAIATGIAIGLYNVSKLSVVYFKFRMHPFTLKSIYSIVIISFCTIIFYFWTFPFHPLLNIVIKSLLICITYAILLYVTSISPDIKEMMQKVLKRKSL; encoded by the coding sequence ATGGGCATAGTCATTCAGCAATCCGTTCGTAATGTTGGGATTACCGGTATTGGTTTTCTACTGGGTGCGTTAAATACTTTGTTTCTGTTTACCAACTTTATGGATAAGCAGTATTACGGCCTGGTTTCCTATTTATTATCTACCTCTGCCTTGCTATGGCCTATTTTAGCCTTCGGGACTTTTAATACGATTATAAAATTTTATTCGTCTTATACCGATACGGTTGAGCAAAATCGTTTTATGAATTTAATGCTGTGGCTTCCGCTGGTTACCGCATTTATTATAGGTAGTATTAGTATTCTATTTTATAAAGAAGTAGTTACTTATTTTGACGGAGAAAATGACATTGTAAAGCCTTATATCTTTACCATCTATATCTTGGCAGTAAGTCAAACCTATTTTGAAATTTTCTTTTCATGGGCACGGGTCAAGCTAAAAAGCGTATTTGGAACAGTTTTAAAAGAAATTTTTATCAGAGCTGGTAAAACTTTGCTGTTAGTATTCTATTATTTAAAGATTATTACAATCGCTGAATTTATCTATTTACTCCTGGGTATTTATCTATTGCGTCTTTTAATCATGGCTGTATATGCTTTTAGAAAACATAATTTTTCGTTAGAATCTAAAATTCCCAAAAACACCAGTTCCATTTTAAAATATTCATTTTTAATTCTGATTGCCGGTTCGGTGGCTTCTCTATTGTTAGATTTGGATAAGACCATGATTGAGTATTATTTACCTTTAGCCTTTGTGGCTCAATACGCAATTTGTGGATATATTGCTAATGTAATTACATTTCCGGCGAGAGGTATGCATCAGATTTTATATCCGCTCACATCAAAGGTAATGAACGAAGGTAATTTTACTGAACTGCGGGTACTTTATAAAAAGAGCGCATTGAATCTTACTTTGATTTGCGGTTTATTATTTGTCTTAATATTTACCAATGTAGAACAACTATTCTTGTTAATTCCTGATACGTACCAACTATATCTGGATATCATATTAATCTTATGTCTGGCTAAATTATCTGATGCGATGGTAGGAAATAACAACGCCATTATCTATAGTTCGGATTACTATCGTTATGTACTTCTATTAGGCATCGCTACGGTAATTATTGCTATTGCTAGTAACTATTATTTAATTCCATTAAAAGGCTTAGCCGGAGCCGCTATTGCTACCGGAATTGCTATTGGTTTATATAATGTAAGTAAATTAAGTGTAGTTTACTTTAAATTTAGAATGCATCCTTTTACTTTAAAAAGCATATATAGTATAGTAATAATTAGTTTTTGTACGATCATATTTTATTTCTGGACGTTTCCTTTCCATCCTTTGCTAAATATCGTAATAAAAAGCTTGCTTATTTGTATTACGTATGCCATTCTTCTTTACGTAACTTCTATTTCTCCGGATATTAAAGAAATGATGCAAAAGGTTCTAAAAAGAAAATCCCTTTAA
- the uvrA gene encoding excinuclease ABC subunit UvrA: MIQENIDTLNPKENILIKGAQLHNLKNIDVAIPRNKLVVITGLSGSGKSSLAFDTLYAEGQRRYVESLSSYARQFLGRLNKPKVDYIKGIAPAIAIEQKVNSTNPRSTVGTTTEIYDYLKLLFARIGKTYSPISGNEVKKDSVTDVIEFVKGKEEGERLLLITPILVEEGRTLQEKLTVLQQQGFARVRVAEEVIRIEEVLETISEKPISLVVDRIVKRDEEDFYNRLADAIGTAFYEGKGSCTVLSLKDNTERNFSNKFELDGMVFLEPNVHLFSFNNPYGACPKCEGYGDVIGIDEDLVIPDTSLSIFENAVYPWRGDSMSWYRDQLVNRAYKFDFPIHKPYFELTDKQKEVLWKGNQHFEGIDDFFKHLEAKAYKIQNRVMLSRYRGKTKCNVCRGKRLRQEANYVKIDRATLMDLVEMPLDELALFFKNLKLSEHDQTIGKRLLKEINSRLSFLENVGLQYLTLNRKSNTLSGGESQRINLATSLGSSLVGSMYILDEPSIGLHPKDSERLIGVLQSLRDLGNTVIVVEHDEDIMKAADMIIDIGPEAGTFGGQLVAAGTFNEILKSTSLTSRYLNGSLQIEVPKRKKVTKYAIEIIGARENNLKNVNVTIPLGMMTAITGVSGSGKSTLVRKIIYPALTKQLGGFGEKAGQFTEIKGNYQNVTSVEFVDQNPIGRSSRSNPVTYVKAYDDIRSLFASQKTAKLRKYQTKHFSFNVDGGRCETCKGEGEVTIEMQFMADVHLLCETCNGKRFKKEVLEVTFEDKNIDDVLTMTIDEAITFFTKYKQNKVIKKLKPLQDVGLGYVQLGQSSSTLSGGEAQRIKLASFLVKGVTKDKTLFIFDEPTTGLHFHDIKKLLKSFNELIDKGHSVLVIEHNMDLVKCADYIIDMGPEGGKRGGHVVATGTPEEISKNPDSFTGQYLKEKLQ, from the coding sequence ATGATTCAGGAGAATATTGATACGCTCAATCCCAAAGAAAATATTTTAATAAAAGGGGCACAACTTCATAACCTTAAAAATATAGATGTTGCCATCCCCCGTAATAAATTAGTCGTTATTACCGGTTTATCTGGTTCCGGAAAATCCAGTTTGGCTTTTGACACCTTATATGCCGAAGGACAACGTAGGTATGTGGAGAGTTTATCATCCTACGCCCGCCAATTTTTAGGTAGGTTAAATAAACCTAAAGTTGATTATATTAAAGGTATTGCCCCGGCAATTGCCATTGAACAGAAGGTAAATTCGACTAACCCCCGTTCTACTGTAGGTACTACTACTGAAATTTATGACTACCTAAAGTTATTGTTTGCCCGTATTGGTAAAACCTACTCCCCTATTTCGGGAAACGAAGTAAAAAAAGATTCGGTTACGGATGTTATTGAATTTGTAAAAGGTAAAGAAGAAGGAGAACGATTGCTACTAATAACTCCAATCCTGGTAGAAGAAGGTCGGACGCTACAAGAAAAATTAACGGTTTTACAACAACAGGGGTTTGCACGGGTACGTGTCGCAGAAGAGGTAATACGGATTGAAGAGGTATTGGAGACTATCTCGGAAAAACCTATTTCACTAGTTGTAGACCGAATTGTAAAAAGAGATGAAGAGGATTTTTACAATCGGCTGGCAGATGCGATAGGAACCGCATTTTACGAAGGTAAAGGAAGTTGTACGGTGCTGTCGTTAAAAGATAACACCGAGCGGAATTTTAGTAATAAATTTGAATTGGATGGAATGGTATTCCTGGAACCTAACGTGCATCTTTTTAGCTTTAATAATCCCTACGGTGCATGCCCTAAATGTGAAGGCTACGGAGATGTAATTGGTATCGATGAAGACCTGGTAATTCCTGACACTTCGTTAAGTATTTTTGAAAATGCCGTATACCCCTGGCGGGGCGATTCTATGAGCTGGTATCGCGATCAACTGGTCAATCGGGCGTATAAATTTGACTTCCCCATTCATAAACCTTATTTTGAACTTACGGATAAACAGAAGGAGGTTCTTTGGAAAGGAAATCAACATTTTGAAGGAATTGATGACTTCTTTAAACATTTGGAAGCTAAAGCCTATAAAATTCAAAACCGGGTGATGCTCTCACGCTATCGCGGAAAAACCAAATGTAATGTATGTAGGGGAAAACGATTACGTCAGGAAGCGAATTATGTCAAAATTGATAGGGCTACCCTCATGGATCTGGTCGAAATGCCACTGGACGAACTAGCTTTGTTTTTTAAAAATTTAAAACTTTCAGAACATGATCAAACGATTGGTAAACGTCTTTTAAAAGAGATCAACAGCAGACTTTCCTTCTTAGAAAACGTTGGACTTCAATATCTAACCTTAAACCGAAAATCCAATACACTTTCGGGTGGAGAATCACAAAGAATCAATCTGGCCACTTCATTAGGAAGTAGCCTAGTAGGATCTATGTATATATTAGATGAACCCAGTATTGGCTTACACCCAAAAGATTCAGAAAGGTTGATTGGAGTACTTCAATCTTTACGGGACTTGGGAAATACAGTGATTGTTGTAGAACATGATGAAGATATCATGAAAGCTGCCGATATGATTATTGATATTGGTCCGGAAGCCGGAACCTTTGGAGGTCAACTGGTTGCTGCGGGAACTTTCAACGAAATTTTAAAATCTACTTCACTTACCAGTAGATACTTAAATGGAAGCCTTCAAATCGAAGTTCCTAAAAGAAAAAAAGTAACTAAATATGCCATTGAAATTATTGGGGCTCGTGAGAATAACTTAAAAAACGTAAATGTGACCATTCCCCTAGGGATGATGACTGCCATTACCGGGGTTTCTGGTAGTGGTAAAAGTACTTTGGTTCGTAAAATTATTTACCCTGCCTTAACTAAACAATTGGGAGGTTTCGGAGAAAAAGCCGGTCAGTTTACCGAAATCAAAGGAAATTATCAAAATGTGACCAGTGTCGAATTTGTTGATCAAAATCCTATTGGAAGATCTTCTCGTTCTAACCCGGTCACTTACGTAAAAGCTTATGATGATATTCGGAGTTTATTTGCTTCTCAAAAAACAGCAAAACTGAGGAAGTACCAAACCAAACATTTTTCTTTTAACGTAGATGGAGGGCGTTGTGAAACTTGTAAAGGAGAAGGAGAAGTAACTATCGAAATGCAGTTTATGGCTGACGTACATTTACTATGTGAGACTTGTAATGGAAAACGTTTTAAAAAAGAGGTGCTGGAAGTAACTTTTGAAGATAAAAATATTGATGATGTCCTTACCATGACCATCGATGAAGCCATTACTTTCTTTACAAAATATAAGCAAAATAAGGTTATTAAGAAATTAAAACCACTACAGGATGTTGGTTTAGGCTACGTTCAATTAGGTCAAAGCTCTTCTACCCTTTCCGGAGGCGAAGCCCAACGTATAAAATTGGCTTCATTTCTGGTAAAAGGGGTTACTAAAGACAAAACCTTATTTATTTTTGACGAACCTACCACCGGACTTCACTTTCATGATATTAAAAAGCTTTTAAAATCCTTCAATGAACTGATTGATAAAGGGCATTCGGTTTTAGTGATTGAGCATAATATGGACCTGGTTAAATGTGCCGATTACATCATTGATATGGGTCCGGAAGGCGGAAAAAGAGGCGGACACGTAGTCGCTACCGGCACCCCGGAAGAAATCAGTAAAAATCCAGACTCCTTTACCGGACAGTATTTGAAGGAGAAATTACAATAA
- a CDS encoding RNA polymerase sigma factor: protein MKNVTLSDAVLVSNYIKGEESSLSILIERHKQRIYSFIYSKVFDRDVSEDIFQDTFIKVIKTLKKGKYNEEGKFLPWVMRIAHNLVIDHFRKGNRMPKFEDNGEFSIFSVISDGNLNAEKRIIKDQVEEDLRNLVRELPDDQKEVLVMRMYKDMSFKEISDKTGVSINTALGRMRYALINLRKIIEKNNIVLTN, encoded by the coding sequence ATGAAAAATGTAACGTTATCTGATGCAGTCTTAGTAAGTAATTACATTAAGGGAGAAGAATCTTCATTATCTATCCTTATTGAAAGACACAAACAACGTATTTACAGTTTTATTTATTCTAAAGTTTTTGATCGTGACGTATCCGAAGATATTTTTCAGGATACTTTTATTAAAGTGATTAAGACACTTAAAAAAGGTAAGTATAATGAAGAAGGTAAATTTTTACCTTGGGTCATGCGAATAGCTCATAACCTGGTAATCGATCATTTTAGGAAAGGTAATAGAATGCCAAAATTCGAAGACAACGGAGAGTTTAGTATTTTTTCTGTTATTAGTGATGGGAACTTAAATGCTGAAAAAAGAATTATTAAAGATCAGGTAGAAGAAGATTTGAGAAACCTGGTAAGAGAATTGCCGGACGATCAAAAAGAAGTTCTGGTTATGCGAATGTATAAGGATATGAGCTTTAAAGAAATTTCTGATAAAACCGGAGTTAGTATTAATACTGCTTTAGGGAGAATGCGTTATGCATTGATCAACCTAAGAAAAATTATTGAAAAAAATAATATTGTTCTAACAAATTAA